A window of the Diospyros lotus cultivar Yz01 unplaced genomic scaffold, ASM1463336v1 superscaf1, whole genome shotgun sequence genome harbors these coding sequences:
- the LOC127793151 gene encoding protein FAR1-RELATED SEQUENCE 3-like produces the protein MSDIEGNPIVLAESFEDNEETFVNNEEITKDNECTALEEESDLVPMVRRLRLGEGDATAIQAYFSKMQAFCLGFYFSVDLDEDGRLKNVFWADNRCVHEVVYESQSPEEFEQAWNIFIEKYALHDNDWLSRLYKERCRWVPYFVKTSFWARMSTTQRSEGMNAFFDGYVHSKTSLKQFVEQYEWAMRCKVEKEFQADVRSFSQMVPCVSRLAIEKQFQEVYTIAKFKEFQEELTGKIYCLIVFTEEGPLGMSCHMFEFKGIICRHAGTVLIQNGVRSILERYILQRWRRDVSRCYMRVKINYNGWINTPSQLRYDQLCSAFAKVADKVADAEEQTQTTMEWIQSQLNALSISNANPSYGGNIYAQHSVQEQVHSCGETATASSKQLMDLICSQRKGAPRKLRKKGPLETHTKKAKLVSWNAAHGVSMVPTSRTGHPCMPIYLPHLQPDDNPPEF, from the exons ATGAGTGACATag aaggAAATCCTATTGTGCTTGCAGAATCATTCGAAGATAATGAGGAAACTTTCGTTAATAATGAGGAAATTACCAAAGATAATGAGTGTACTGCGTTAGAAGAAGAGAGTGATCTTGTCCCTATG GTGAGGAGGTTAAGACTTGGTGAAGGAGATGCTACTGCTATTCAAGCTTATTTTTCGAAGATGCAAGCCTTTTGCCTGGGTTTTTACTTtagtgtggatttggatgaagaTGGCAGATTGAAGAATGTCTTTTGGGCTGATAATAGGT GCGTACATGAGGTGGTGTATGAATCACAGAGTCCTGAAGAATTCGAGCAGGCTTGGAATATCTTCATTGAGAAATATGCACTACATGACAATGATTGGTTGTCTAGACTTTACAAAGAAAGATGTCGATGGGTCCCATATTTTGTGAAAACTAGTTTTTGGGCAAGAATGTCAACAACGCAGCGAAGTGAGGGTATGAACGCATTCTTTGATGGATATGTACACTCAAAAACCTCATTGAagcaatttgttgaacaatatgagTGGGCAATGAGGTGTAAAGTTGAAAAGGAGTTTCAGGCCGACGTAAGGTCTTTTTCTCAGATGGTCCCATGTGTATCGAGGTTGGCCATTGAGAAACAATTTCAAGAAGTATACACAATCGCAAAATTCAAAGAGTTTCAAGAAGAGCTAACTGGGAAGATTTATTGCTTGATTGTGTTTACCGAAGAGGGACCGCTTGGTATGAG TTGTCACATGTTCGAGTTTAAGGGAATAATTTGTAGACATGCTGGCACAGTATTGATCCAAAATGGTGTCAGATCAATTCTTGAGAGATATATCTTACAGCGATGGAGGCGAGATGTTAGTAGATGCTACATGAGGGTGAAGATCAATTACAATGGTTGGATTAATACGCCTAGCCAATTAAGATACGATCAACTATGCAGTGCATTTGCCAAGGTAGCAGACAAGGTAGCAGATGCCGAAGAACAAACCCAAACAACTATGGAGTGGATCCAATCTCAATTGAATGCATTGAGCATATCCAATGCAAATCCAAGCTATGGTGGTAATATATATGCTCAACATAGTGTGCAGGAACAAGTTCATAGTTGTGGAGAGACAGCAACAGCTTCAAGCAAGCAACTAATGGATCTGATATGCTCCCAGAGAAAGGGAGCCCCTAGGAAGCTTCGCAAGAAAGGTCCATTGGAAACACATACAAAGAAAGCTAAG TTAGTCTCTTGGAATGCTGCTCACGGAGTGTCTATGGTGCCTACCTCTCGCACGGGTCATCCTTGTATGCCAATATATCTGCCCCATCTACAGCCCGATGACAACCCACCAGAATTTTGA